One genomic segment of Amycolatopsis sp. WQ 127309 includes these proteins:
- a CDS encoding aldo/keto reductase — MKRRILGGTGISVSEYAFGAMMLGQWGNPDHEEGVRMLHTALDAGVNFWDTADMYSGGENEQIVGKALKGRRDDVVLATKGFFRMGDDPNQGGLSRRWLTRALEDSLRRLDTDHVDLYQVHRPDPATDIEETLSVLSDFVRSGKVRAVGSSDFPAEQIVEAQWVAEKRGLVRFRAEQPPYSIFNRAIEAAVLPTAQKYGMGVLTWSPLASGWLSGKYLKPSDVDLSEGRRTLQAHKFDPALPENAVKFEAIAQLKKIADDLGRPLTHLATAFVRAHPGVTSAIIGPRTPAQLDDLLAGAELELDGDVLDRIDEIVPPGTDLNSAEKDYTPPALADKLLRRR; from the coding sequence ATGAAACGACGAATTCTGGGTGGCACGGGGATCTCGGTCAGCGAGTACGCGTTCGGCGCCATGATGCTCGGCCAGTGGGGCAACCCGGACCACGAAGAGGGCGTCCGGATGCTGCACACCGCGCTCGACGCGGGCGTGAACTTCTGGGACACCGCGGACATGTACTCGGGCGGCGAGAACGAGCAGATCGTCGGGAAGGCGCTCAAGGGCCGCCGCGACGACGTCGTGCTCGCCACCAAGGGTTTCTTCCGGATGGGCGACGACCCGAACCAGGGCGGGCTTTCGCGGCGCTGGCTGACCCGCGCGCTGGAGGACAGCCTGCGGCGCCTCGACACCGACCACGTCGACCTCTACCAGGTCCACCGGCCGGATCCGGCGACCGACATCGAAGAGACGCTCTCGGTGCTCTCGGACTTCGTCCGGTCGGGGAAGGTGCGTGCGGTCGGGTCGTCGGACTTCCCGGCCGAGCAGATCGTGGAAGCCCAGTGGGTGGCGGAAAAGCGCGGCCTGGTGCGGTTCCGCGCCGAGCAGCCGCCGTACTCGATCTTCAACCGGGCGATCGAGGCCGCGGTGCTGCCGACCGCGCAGAAGTACGGCATGGGCGTGCTCACGTGGAGCCCGCTGGCCAGCGGCTGGCTGTCGGGCAAGTACCTGAAGCCGTCCGATGTGGACCTTTCCGAAGGCCGGCGGACGTTGCAGGCGCACAAGTTCGACCCCGCGCTGCCGGAGAACGCCGTCAAGTTCGAGGCCATCGCGCAGCTGAAGAAGATCGCCGACGACCTGGGCCGGCCGCTCACGCACCTGGCCACGGCGTTCGTCCGGGCGCACCCGGGCGTGACGTCGGCGATCATCGGCCCGCGCACGCCGGCCCAGCTCGACGACCTGCTGGCGGGCGCCGAGCTGGAGCTGGACGGCGATGTGCTGGACCGGATCGACGAGATCGTCCCGCCGGGCACCGACCTGAACTCCGCGGAGAAGGACTACACCCCGCCGGCGCTGGCGGACAAGCTCCTGCGCCGGCGGTAG
- a CDS encoding helix-turn-helix domain-containing protein has product MSDAAELGAFLKARRAALEPEEVGLPQGITRRRVAGLRREEIAQLAGISVDYYTRLEQGRAKNVSDAILDALARALRLRPDEESYLRNLAAPKRRDRLRPQRVRPELQLMLDAVQAPAFIFGRYLDVLAWNALGGAVAFDFGNLDERSMPKLFFLDERAKQLHPEYDAVCRELVANLRAESGRHPGDPGFARLIGELSLASARFRTLWAEHHVQEKAQGWKLMRNPVVGELRLRYETLRLPDDPDQGMVIYHAEPGSESARALGLLASWITEAPSADRPVNFRS; this is encoded by the coding sequence ATGAGTGACGCAGCCGAGCTCGGCGCCTTCCTGAAGGCGCGTCGCGCCGCCCTCGAACCGGAGGAAGTCGGCCTGCCGCAGGGGATCACCCGGCGTCGCGTGGCCGGGCTGCGCCGCGAGGAGATCGCGCAGCTCGCGGGCATCAGCGTCGACTACTACACGCGGCTGGAGCAGGGCCGCGCGAAGAACGTCTCGGACGCGATCCTCGACGCGCTGGCCCGCGCGTTGCGGCTGCGGCCGGACGAGGAGTCCTACCTGCGCAACCTCGCCGCGCCGAAGCGCCGCGACCGGCTCAGGCCCCAGCGCGTCCGGCCCGAGCTGCAGCTCATGCTGGACGCCGTCCAGGCGCCCGCGTTCATCTTCGGCCGCTACCTGGACGTGCTGGCGTGGAACGCGCTCGGCGGCGCGGTCGCGTTCGACTTCGGCAACCTCGACGAGCGCAGCATGCCGAAGCTCTTCTTCCTGGACGAGCGCGCGAAACAGCTGCACCCCGAGTACGACGCGGTGTGCCGCGAGCTGGTCGCGAACCTGCGCGCCGAGAGCGGCCGGCACCCCGGCGACCCGGGGTTCGCCCGGCTGATCGGCGAGCTTTCGCTGGCCAGCGCGCGGTTCCGCACGCTGTGGGCCGAGCACCACGTGCAGGAGAAGGCCCAGGGCTGGAAGCTCATGCGGAACCCGGTCGTCGGCGAGCTGCGGCTGCGCTACGAGACGCTGCGCCTGCCCGACGACCCGGACCAGGGCATGGTGATCTACCACGCCGAACCCGGCTCGGAGTCCGCCCGCGCGCTCGGCCTGCTGGCCAGCTGGATCACCGAAGCTCCCAGCGCCGACCGGCCGGTGAACTTCCGTTCGTAG
- a CDS encoding ATP-dependent DNA ligase, whose translation MLLSEIVRASADLAATRSRKAKIALLATLLRAAEVAELPVVIAYLTGQTAQDRLGAGWRTLAGLGTSPADEPTITVAEVDTALTEAAGVAAGTGSSTRRQEVLRALFVRLTKGEQEFLFRLVTGELRQGALEGVMVDAVAAAADVPAVDVRRAFMLSGKLPTTGVAALTGGQAALAEFRLTLGTPIKPMLASPAESLEEAVTEHAEAIVEYKMDGARIQVHRQGDEVHVWTRTLREITGSVQELVELVRALPCESVVLDGETLALTDAGRPRPFQDTMSRFGSTREEQVKALLLRPYFFDCLHLDGVDLLDAPLSERNAALRKVAGAHVIPGEVGVARAAEVLEAAMDAGHEGVMVKDLAAPYAAGRRGRAWLKVKPVHTIDLVVLAAEWGHGRRTGKLSNLHLGARDPDGGPPIMVGKTFKGMTDELLAWQTATFQEIETHRDDWTVYVRPEVVVEIELDSAQVSTRYPGGLALRFARVVRYRPDKEAGDADTIDAVRGLLQGDRSEGGGQRKS comes from the coding sequence GTGTTGCTCAGCGAGATAGTCCGGGCGTCCGCCGACCTGGCGGCGACGAGGTCCAGGAAGGCGAAGATCGCCCTCCTGGCCACGCTGCTGCGCGCGGCCGAGGTCGCGGAGCTGCCCGTGGTGATCGCCTACCTGACCGGGCAGACGGCGCAGGACCGGCTGGGTGCGGGCTGGCGCACCCTGGCCGGGCTCGGCACGTCGCCGGCCGACGAGCCCACGATCACGGTCGCCGAGGTCGACACGGCGTTGACCGAGGCTGCGGGCGTGGCGGCGGGCACCGGCTCGTCGACACGGCGGCAGGAGGTGCTGCGCGCGCTGTTCGTCCGGCTCACGAAGGGCGAGCAGGAGTTCCTGTTCCGGCTGGTCACCGGCGAGCTGCGGCAGGGCGCGCTCGAAGGCGTGATGGTCGACGCGGTCGCGGCGGCGGCCGACGTCCCGGCCGTGGACGTCCGGCGGGCGTTCATGCTGTCCGGCAAGCTGCCGACCACCGGCGTCGCGGCGCTGACCGGCGGGCAGGCGGCGCTGGCGGAGTTCCGGCTGACGCTGGGCACGCCGATCAAGCCGATGCTGGCGTCGCCGGCGGAGTCGCTGGAAGAGGCCGTCACCGAGCACGCCGAGGCGATCGTCGAGTACAAAATGGACGGTGCGCGGATCCAGGTGCACCGCCAGGGTGACGAGGTGCACGTCTGGACGCGGACGCTGCGCGAGATCACCGGCAGCGTCCAGGAACTGGTCGAGCTGGTGCGGGCGCTGCCGTGTGAATCGGTGGTGCTCGACGGCGAAACGCTGGCCCTGACCGACGCCGGGCGGCCGCGGCCGTTCCAGGACACGATGAGCCGGTTCGGCAGCACCCGCGAGGAGCAGGTGAAGGCGCTGTTGCTGCGGCCGTACTTCTTCGACTGCCTGCACTTGGACGGCGTCGACCTGCTGGACGCGCCGCTGTCCGAGCGCAACGCGGCGCTGCGCAAGGTCGCCGGGGCGCACGTGATCCCCGGCGAGGTGGGCGTCGCGCGGGCCGCCGAGGTGCTGGAGGCGGCGATGGACGCCGGGCACGAGGGCGTGATGGTCAAGGACCTGGCGGCGCCGTACGCGGCCGGGCGGCGCGGACGGGCGTGGCTCAAGGTCAAGCCGGTGCACACGATCGACCTCGTGGTGCTCGCGGCGGAGTGGGGTCACGGCCGGCGCACGGGCAAGCTGTCGAACCTGCACCTGGGCGCCCGCGACCCGGACGGCGGCCCGCCGATCATGGTGGGCAAGACGTTCAAGGGCATGACCGACGAGCTGCTCGCCTGGCAGACGGCGACGTTCCAGGAGATCGAGACCCACCGCGACGACTGGACGGTGTACGTCCGCCCGGAGGTCGTGGTGGAGATCGAGCTGGACAGCGCCCAGGTCAGCACGCGCTACCCGGGAGGCCTCGCGCTGCGCTTCGCCCGGGTGGTCCGCTACCGCCCGGACAAGGAAGCCGGCGACGCGGACACGATCGACGCGGTCCGCGGCCTGTTGCAGGGCGACCGCTCGGAAGGAGGCGGGCAACGAAAGTCTTGA
- a CDS encoding S8 family serine peptidase: MQKRVAKLEAAMSTLPKESTAYNATKLWNQGITGAGSTVTTLVSFGDDQVKQVLDTYSKNHGLPPANVEILQPSGPVPACTDPGVDTATCQGWGGETDLDVTMMHALAPNAKIIVAATPVAETQGFTGLPEMMHAVDYLTEHKLTDVISMSFGTTEENFPSFDSIKTLDPALERASKAGITMVASSGDDGPTGGYLYGPGNYPYRVASWPASDPRVTTLGGTQLHLDTTGARTKPDDVVNVADNGFSEGAGLSKTYARPNWQDGVKKITGSKMRSFPDISMEGVFGTSQSAPLFAGVLALAVQAKGGKLGQINPALYTKLGPAGTKAGIIDVTEGDNSQDGVTGFTAAKGFDVASGWGTVDASVFVPALVKALK, encoded by the coding sequence GTGCAGAAGCGCGTCGCGAAGCTGGAAGCCGCGATGTCGACGCTGCCGAAGGAGAGCACCGCCTACAACGCGACGAAGCTCTGGAACCAGGGCATCACCGGCGCGGGCAGCACGGTCACGACGCTGGTGTCGTTCGGCGACGACCAGGTCAAGCAGGTGCTCGACACCTACTCGAAGAACCACGGCCTGCCGCCGGCGAACGTCGAGATCCTGCAGCCGTCCGGTCCGGTGCCGGCGTGCACCGACCCCGGCGTCGACACCGCGACCTGCCAGGGCTGGGGCGGCGAGACCGACCTCGACGTCACGATGATGCACGCCTTGGCGCCGAACGCGAAGATCATCGTCGCGGCCACCCCGGTCGCCGAGACGCAGGGCTTCACCGGCCTGCCCGAGATGATGCACGCGGTCGACTACCTGACCGAGCACAAGCTGACCGACGTCATCTCGATGAGCTTCGGCACGACCGAGGAGAACTTCCCGTCGTTCGACTCGATCAAGACGCTCGACCCGGCGCTGGAGCGCGCGAGCAAGGCCGGGATCACGATGGTCGCCTCCTCCGGTGACGACGGCCCGACCGGCGGCTACCTCTACGGCCCGGGCAACTACCCGTACCGCGTCGCGAGCTGGCCGGCGTCCGACCCGCGCGTCACGACGCTCGGCGGCACCCAGCTGCACCTCGACACGACCGGCGCGCGCACCAAGCCCGACGACGTCGTGAACGTCGCCGACAACGGCTTCTCCGAAGGTGCCGGCCTCTCCAAGACGTACGCGCGGCCGAACTGGCAGGACGGCGTCAAGAAGATCACCGGCAGCAAGATGCGTTCGTTCCCGGACATCAGCATGGAAGGCGTGTTCGGCACGTCGCAGTCCGCGCCGCTGTTCGCCGGCGTGCTCGCACTGGCCGTGCAGGCCAAGGGCGGCAAGCTCGGCCAGATCAACCCGGCGCTGTACACGAAGCTGGGCCCGGCCGGCACCAAGGCGGGCATCATCGACGTGACCGAAGGCGACAACAGCCAGGACGGCGTCACCGGCTTCACCGCGGCGAAGGGCTTCGACGTCGCCAGCGGCTGGGGCACGGTCGACGCGTCGGTCTTCGTTCCCGCGCTGGTCAAGGCGCTGAAGTAA
- a CDS encoding Pr6Pr family membrane protein yields MHGSKLTRVSFAVIAVVALTGLVSQVIATAGDTDGQYRTAGARIANMFCFFTIDSNLLVAVTSLLVALGAARVTGPFRVFWLDALAGIIVTGVVYQVALSGLYELNGLSLFADTMLHKVTPILFTLGWLFAGPRGALTWPTVWWSLIYPAAWLAFTLVRGAFTGFYPYPFVDADALGYGRVTLNCVVIGVLFTALAAGLFLADRAFHRRALHRAATAEPQREVV; encoded by the coding sequence ATGCACGGTTCGAAGCTCACGCGTGTCTCGTTCGCGGTCATCGCCGTGGTCGCGCTGACCGGCCTGGTCAGCCAGGTGATCGCCACCGCGGGCGACACCGACGGGCAGTACCGCACCGCGGGCGCGCGGATCGCGAACATGTTCTGCTTCTTCACGATCGACTCGAACCTGCTGGTCGCCGTGACCTCGCTGCTGGTCGCGCTGGGCGCCGCCCGCGTCACCGGGCCGTTCCGCGTGTTCTGGCTCGACGCGCTCGCCGGCATCATCGTGACCGGCGTCGTCTACCAGGTCGCCCTCTCCGGCCTGTACGAGCTGAACGGGCTTTCGCTGTTCGCCGACACCATGCTGCACAAGGTGACGCCGATCCTGTTCACGCTCGGCTGGCTCTTCGCCGGCCCGCGCGGCGCGTTGACCTGGCCCACCGTGTGGTGGTCGCTGATCTACCCGGCGGCGTGGCTCGCGTTCACGCTGGTGCGCGGCGCGTTCACCGGCTTCTACCCGTACCCGTTCGTCGACGCGGACGCGCTCGGCTACGGCCGCGTGACGCTCAACTGCGTCGTCATCGGGGTCCTCTTCACCGCGCTCGCGGCGGGGTTGTTCCTGGCCGACCGGGCGTTCCACCGCCGCGCGCTCCACCGGGCCGCAACCGCCGAGCCGCAGCGCGAAGTCGTCTGA
- a CDS encoding NADH:flavin oxidoreductase/NADH oxidase family protein, whose protein sequence is MTHDLLAEPLKLRCGAVLPNRLVKSALSEQLGDRRNAPTRELAELYRTWARGGAGALITGNVMVDPGALGEPRNVALSPDPDVYRPWARSVEGTGTQLWVQLNHPGRQSPRYLSRQPVAPSAVPFGDRGVRTAFAAPRALSGEEIEAIIERFGVAARTFVDAGFAGVQIHGAHGYLVSQFLSPLTNRRTDAWGGDTAGRRRFLLEVVRRVREAVGDDVPVSVKLNSADFQRGGFTEDESLEVVHALGEAGLDLLEVSGGTYEKAVMMGSGRASTQAREAYFLDYAAKARNVSDVALMVTGGFTTPGGMADALGSGELDVIGLGRPLVVDPGLPARLLAGEEVEAQRRCPKTGIRLADSLLEIQWHTRQMHRIASGRPVDRRGAALTLVQAGFTDGLNAFRRVRG, encoded by the coding sequence ATGACCCACGACCTGCTGGCCGAGCCGCTGAAGCTGCGTTGCGGCGCCGTGCTGCCCAACCGGCTGGTCAAGTCGGCGCTCAGCGAGCAGCTCGGCGACCGGCGCAACGCCCCGACCCGCGAGCTGGCCGAGCTGTACCGGACCTGGGCCCGCGGCGGCGCCGGCGCGCTGATCACCGGCAACGTCATGGTCGACCCGGGCGCGCTGGGCGAGCCGCGCAACGTCGCGCTGAGCCCCGACCCCGACGTCTACCGGCCGTGGGCGCGGTCGGTCGAGGGCACCGGCACGCAGCTCTGGGTGCAGCTGAACCACCCGGGCCGGCAGAGCCCGCGCTACTTGTCGCGTCAGCCGGTCGCGCCGTCCGCGGTGCCCTTCGGTGATCGAGGCGTGCGTACCGCCTTCGCCGCTCCGCGCGCCCTGTCCGGCGAAGAGATCGAAGCGATCATCGAACGCTTCGGCGTCGCGGCCCGCACGTTCGTCGATGCGGGCTTCGCGGGCGTGCAGATCCACGGTGCGCACGGCTACCTCGTCTCCCAGTTCCTCTCGCCGCTGACCAACCGGCGTACCGACGCCTGGGGCGGTGATACCGCCGGTCGGCGGCGGTTCCTGCTCGAGGTCGTACGGCGCGTGCGGGAGGCCGTCGGCGACGACGTCCCGGTGTCGGTCAAGCTCAACAGCGCCGACTTCCAGCGCGGCGGCTTCACCGAGGACGAGTCGCTCGAGGTCGTCCACGCGCTCGGCGAAGCCGGGCTGGACCTGCTGGAAGTCTCCGGCGGCACGTACGAGAAGGCCGTGATGATGGGCTCGGGCCGGGCGAGCACTCAAGCGCGCGAAGCGTACTTCCTGGACTACGCGGCGAAGGCGCGCAACGTCTCCGACGTCGCGCTGATGGTCACCGGCGGTTTCACCACGCCCGGCGGGATGGCCGACGCGCTCGGCTCCGGTGAACTCGACGTCATCGGCCTCGGCCGGCCGCTCGTCGTCGACCCCGGGCTGCCCGCGCGGTTGCTGGCCGGCGAGGAGGTCGAGGCGCAGCGGCGCTGCCCGAAGACCGGCATCCGGCTGGCCGACAGCCTGCTCGAGATCCAGTGGCACACCCGGCAGATGCACCGGATCGCGTCCGGCCGGCCGGTGGACCGGCGGGGTGCGGCGCTGACGCTCGTGCAGGCGGGGTTCACCGACGGGCTCAACGCGTTCCGCCGCGTCCGCGGTTAG
- a CDS encoding MBL fold metallo-hydrolase — MTAIVQNLVTSGVFELDGGSWDVDNNVWIVGDDAEVIVIDAAHDAKAIENVVGDRKLVAIVCTHAHNDHVNAAPALAEATGAPILLHPADRVVWDLTHPDRAPDGELADGQAITIAGTDLRVIHTPGHAPGAVCLYAEELGVLFTGDTLFHGGPGATGRSYSDYPTIVKSIREKLFTLPDATKVHTGHGEGTKLGAEKSASSGWEQP; from the coding sequence ATGACCGCGATCGTGCAGAACCTGGTGACCTCCGGCGTCTTCGAGCTCGACGGAGGCAGCTGGGACGTCGACAACAACGTGTGGATCGTGGGCGACGACGCGGAGGTGATCGTGATCGACGCCGCGCACGACGCGAAGGCGATCGAGAACGTCGTCGGCGACCGGAAACTGGTCGCGATCGTCTGCACGCACGCGCACAACGACCACGTCAACGCCGCCCCGGCGCTCGCCGAGGCCACCGGCGCGCCGATCCTGCTGCACCCGGCGGACCGGGTCGTCTGGGACCTCACGCACCCGGACCGCGCACCGGACGGCGAGCTCGCCGACGGCCAAGCGATCACCATCGCGGGCACGGACCTGCGCGTCATCCACACGCCGGGCCACGCACCGGGCGCGGTCTGCCTCTACGCCGAAGAGCTGGGCGTCCTGTTCACGGGCGACACCCTGTTCCACGGCGGCCCGGGAGCCACCGGACGGTCCTATTCGGACTACCCGACCATCGTGAAGTCCATCCGCGAGAAGCTGTTCACCCTCCCGGACGCCACCAAGGTGCACACGGGCCACGGCGAGGGCACCAAGCTCGGCGCCGAGAAGTCCGCTTCGAGCGGCTGGGAACAGCCCTGA
- a CDS encoding DUF309 domain-containing protein — MSRRDRDAEGRARNARPRDGLGRPLPYGADGVERQPEGIVRTPAQTLAEAQRLLDDGKPFHAHEVFEDAWKTSDGPDRELWRGLAQLAVGLTHAARGNTSGAASLLERGAANIEPFRSEPPHGIDVAGLQRWARNLVEEAKQRVRVEPVPPRLTC, encoded by the coding sequence ATGAGCCGCCGCGACCGGGACGCCGAGGGGCGAGCACGCAACGCACGGCCGCGCGACGGCCTCGGCCGCCCGCTGCCGTACGGCGCCGACGGCGTCGAGCGGCAGCCGGAGGGCATCGTCCGGACGCCGGCGCAAACGCTTGCGGAAGCGCAACGGCTGCTCGACGACGGCAAGCCGTTCCACGCACACGAGGTCTTCGAGGACGCCTGGAAGACGTCGGACGGCCCGGACCGCGAGCTGTGGCGCGGCCTCGCCCAACTGGCGGTCGGCCTGACGCACGCGGCACGCGGCAACACGTCCGGAGCGGCATCTCTGCTGGAGCGCGGCGCGGCGAACATCGAGCCGTTCCGGAGCGAGCCGCCGCACGGAATCGACGTCGCGGGGCTGCAGCGGTGGGCGCGGAACCTGGTGGAAGAGGCGAAGCAGCGGGTCCGGGTGGAGCCCGTCCCGCCGCGGCTGACGTGCTGA
- a CDS encoding GuaB1 family IMP dehydrogenase-related protein, with product MRFLDGHRPAHDLTYDDVFLLPNRSDVESRFDVDLSTADGTGATIPIVVANMTAVAGRRMAETVARRGGLVVLPQDVDSAAVADIVGWVKSRHTVWDTPLVLTGGDAVADALNLVHKRSHGAVVVVDGEGRPTGIVTEAACANVDRFARLADVAQPPTAVVPLDTPPRHVFELLHAQGAHLALGLDADGKLAGVLTAVGALRADIYTPAVDDGGKLRVAAAVGVNGDVAAKAAAVLEAGVDVLVVDTAHGHQEKMIAALKAVRSVSPQVPVVAGNVVTAEGTRDLIQAGADVVKVGVGPGAMCTTRMMTGVGRPQFSAVAECAAAARELGKHVWADGGVRHPRDVALALAAGASAAMVGSWFAGTYESPGDLRFDEQGRPYKESFGMASKRAVGARTRTDGSFDRARKALFEEGISSSRMSLDPARPSVEDLLDSIGSGVRSSCTYAGARTLEQFHERALLGVQSAAGFAEGRPLPSGW from the coding sequence GTGCGTTTCCTCGACGGCCACCGGCCCGCCCACGACCTGACCTACGACGACGTGTTCCTGTTGCCGAACCGTTCGGACGTGGAGTCCCGCTTCGACGTCGACTTGTCCACCGCGGACGGCACCGGCGCCACCATCCCGATCGTCGTGGCGAACATGACCGCCGTCGCCGGCCGCCGGATGGCCGAGACCGTCGCCCGCCGCGGCGGCCTGGTGGTGCTGCCCCAGGACGTCGACAGCGCGGCCGTCGCCGACATCGTCGGCTGGGTGAAGAGCCGCCACACCGTCTGGGACACGCCCCTGGTGCTGACCGGCGGTGACGCCGTCGCCGACGCCCTCAACCTGGTCCACAAGCGCTCCCACGGCGCCGTCGTGGTCGTGGACGGCGAAGGCCGCCCGACCGGCATCGTCACCGAAGCGGCGTGCGCGAACGTCGACCGCTTCGCGCGGCTCGCCGACGTCGCGCAGCCGCCGACCGCCGTCGTCCCGCTGGACACGCCGCCGCGGCACGTCTTCGAGCTGCTGCACGCCCAGGGCGCCCACCTGGCGCTGGGCCTGGACGCCGACGGCAAGCTCGCGGGCGTGCTGACCGCGGTCGGCGCGCTGCGCGCCGACATCTACACCCCGGCGGTCGACGACGGCGGCAAGCTGCGCGTCGCGGCCGCCGTCGGGGTCAACGGCGACGTCGCGGCGAAGGCCGCGGCCGTGCTGGAGGCGGGCGTCGACGTGCTGGTCGTCGACACCGCGCACGGCCACCAGGAGAAGATGATCGCCGCGCTGAAGGCCGTCCGGTCGGTGTCGCCGCAGGTCCCGGTGGTCGCCGGGAACGTCGTCACCGCCGAGGGCACGCGCGACCTGATCCAGGCCGGTGCGGACGTCGTCAAGGTCGGCGTCGGGCCGGGCGCGATGTGCACGACCCGGATGATGACCGGCGTCGGCCGCCCGCAGTTCTCCGCCGTCGCCGAGTGCGCGGCCGCCGCGCGCGAGCTGGGCAAGCACGTCTGGGCCGACGGCGGCGTCCGCCACCCGCGCGACGTCGCGCTGGCGCTGGCCGCGGGCGCGTCCGCGGCGATGGTCGGCTCGTGGTTCGCCGGCACCTACGAATCCCCCGGCGACCTGCGGTTCGACGAGCAGGGCCGGCCGTACAAGGAGTCGTTCGGCATGGCGTCGAAGCGCGCGGTGGGCGCGCGCACGCGCACGGACGGCTCGTTCGACCGCGCGCGCAAGGCGCTGTTCGAGGAGGGCATCTCGTCGTCGCGGATGTCCCTCGACCCGGCGCGCCCGAGCGTCGAGGATCTACTGGACTCGATCGGCTCCGGCGTCCGGTCCTCGTGCACCTACGCGGGCGCGCGCACCCTGGAGCAGTTCCACGAGCGCGCCCTGCTGGGCGTCCAGTCGGCGGCCGGCTTCGCGGAGGGCCGCCCGCTCCCCTCGGGCTGGTAA
- a CDS encoding PhoH family protein codes for MYVLDTSVLLSDPWAVTRFAEHAVVLPLVVISELEAKRHHPELGWFARESLRMLDDLRRQHGRLDAPLPIGDHGGTLQVELNHSDPTVLPIGFRTDSNDHRILACALNLAAEFPAVTLVTKDIPLRVKAGAVGLEADEYRAQDVTPSGWTGMADVDVEHEVLDTLFSGGTVDPVEYGLDELAELPCHTGLRLLAGSSSGLGRITADKRIRLVRGDREAFGLHGRSAEQRIALDLLLDADVGIVSLGGRAGTGKSALALCAGLEAVMERRQHRKVVVFRPVYAVGGQDLGYLPGSESEKMQPWAQAVFDTLGALVSQEVLDEVFDRGMLEVLPLTHIRGRSLHDAFVIVDEAQSLERNVLLTVLSRLGTASRVVLTHDVAQRDNLRVGRHDGVSAVIEKLKGHPLFAHVTLTRSERSPIAALVTEMLEDHG; via the coding sequence ATGTACGTGCTCGACACGTCGGTCCTCCTTTCGGACCCGTGGGCGGTGACCCGGTTCGCCGAACACGCAGTCGTGCTTCCGCTGGTCGTCATCAGTGAACTGGAGGCGAAGCGCCACCACCCGGAGCTGGGCTGGTTCGCCAGGGAATCCCTGCGCATGCTCGACGACCTGCGCCGGCAGCACGGCAGGCTCGACGCGCCGCTCCCCATCGGGGACCACGGCGGCACGCTGCAGGTGGAGCTGAACCACTCGGACCCGACGGTGCTCCCGATCGGGTTCCGCACGGACTCCAACGACCACCGGATCCTCGCCTGCGCGCTCAACCTGGCGGCGGAGTTCCCGGCGGTCACGCTGGTGACCAAGGACATCCCGCTGCGGGTCAAGGCCGGGGCCGTCGGCCTCGAAGCGGACGAGTACCGCGCGCAGGACGTCACGCCGTCGGGCTGGACGGGCATGGCGGACGTCGACGTCGAGCACGAGGTGCTGGACACGCTCTTCAGCGGCGGCACCGTCGACCCGGTCGAGTACGGCCTGGACGAGCTCGCCGAGCTGCCCTGCCACACCGGGCTGCGGCTGCTCGCGGGCAGCTCCAGCGGGCTCGGGCGGATCACGGCCGACAAACGCATCCGGCTGGTCCGGGGCGACCGCGAGGCGTTCGGCCTCCACGGCCGCAGCGCCGAGCAGCGCATCGCGCTCGACCTGCTGCTCGACGCCGACGTCGGCATCGTCTCCCTCGGCGGCCGCGCCGGCACCGGCAAGTCGGCGCTCGCGCTGTGCGCCGGGCTCGAAGCCGTGATGGAACGCCGGCAGCACCGCAAGGTCGTGGTGTTCCGGCCGGTCTACGCGGTCGGCGGCCAGGACCTCGGCTACCTGCCCGGGTCCGAGAGCGAGAAGATGCAGCCCTGGGCGCAGGCGGTGTTCGACACCCTCGGCGCGCTGGTCAGCCAGGAAGTCCTGGACGAGGTGTTCGACCGCGGCATGCTCGAGGTGCTGCCGCTGACGCACATCCGCGGCCGCTCGCTGCACGACGCGTTCGTCATCGTCGACGAGGCGCAGTCACTGGAGCGCAACGTCCTGCTGACGGTGCTCTCCCGCCTCGGCACGGCGTCGCGCGTGGTGCTCACCCACGACGTCGCCCAGCGCGACAACCTGCGGGTCGGGCGGCACGACGGCGTCTCGGCGGTGATCGAGAAGCTCAAGGGCCACCCGCTCTTCGCGCACGTCACGCTGACGCGCTCGGAGCGTTCGCCGATCGCCGCCCTGGTCACCGAGATGCTGGAGGACCACGGCTGA